A genomic region of Runella rosea contains the following coding sequences:
- a CDS encoding DUF418 domain-containing protein: protein MQTQETLQPTTKSERISAMDTIRGISLFGILLMNIIGFGLYKAYFDPTNNGGATGWNLTVWWMNTLFFEGTMRGMFSMLFGAGILLFTGRSVENTPGTVVTDLFFRRLMWMLLFGIIHCYLLLWDGEILYCYALVGMFAFSFRHLLPKQLIIGAVVILLLAFAWTAKDYFQLKNTFETSTAAIIKKAKGQKLTKEEVKAIEKWTEKNKEDKATPEQLKEEMSARSKGYWSIVMHKAPGNMMAETVFIYRYNFLDTLAMMLWGMAFFKLGILNRTADAAAKSKRFYLLMALIGYGIGISINYYEGLLQVSNNFSILSINQSFLTYDLGRIPTTCGHIALIMLFVKSGFLPFLQKSLAAVGQMAFTNYITHSIICNFIFLGYGFSMYGKLQRYELYYIVIGIWTFQLIASPIWLKYFRFGPLEWLWRSLTYWKMQPMKR, encoded by the coding sequence ATGCAAACCCAAGAAACCCTACAACCTACCACCAAATCCGAGCGGATTTCAGCAATGGACACCATCCGGGGCATTTCCCTATTCGGTATTTTATTGATGAATATTATCGGTTTTGGCTTATACAAAGCCTATTTTGACCCGACCAACAACGGAGGTGCCACGGGCTGGAATCTTACGGTTTGGTGGATGAATACATTGTTTTTTGAAGGTACCATGCGCGGGATGTTTTCGATGCTATTTGGCGCAGGTATTCTATTGTTTACTGGCCGTTCAGTTGAGAACACGCCAGGCACAGTCGTAACCGATCTCTTTTTCCGCCGATTGATGTGGATGCTGCTTTTTGGTATCATCCATTGTTACCTCTTACTGTGGGATGGCGAAATATTATATTGTTATGCACTTGTAGGTATGTTTGCTTTTAGTTTTAGACATCTGCTGCCTAAGCAACTTATTATTGGCGCAGTTGTGATATTACTCCTTGCATTTGCCTGGACTGCAAAAGATTATTTTCAGCTAAAAAATACTTTTGAGACTTCAACTGCAGCAATTATAAAAAAAGCCAAAGGTCAGAAACTAACGAAAGAAGAAGTTAAGGCAATTGAAAAATGGACAGAAAAAAATAAAGAAGACAAAGCCACTCCTGAACAATTGAAGGAAGAGATGAGTGCCAGAAGCAAAGGCTATTGGAGTATTGTGATGCACAAAGCCCCAGGAAACATGATGGCGGAAACCGTATTTATTTATCGCTACAATTTTCTGGATACTTTAGCCATGATGTTATGGGGAATGGCATTTTTTAAATTGGGCATTCTGAATCGAACCGCCGATGCGGCCGCCAAATCAAAACGATTCTATTTACTGATGGCCTTAATCGGTTATGGTATCGGCATCTCAATCAATTATTATGAGGGTTTACTCCAAGTATCCAACAACTTCTCCATTTTATCAATCAATCAATCTTTTTTGACTTACGACCTCGGCAGAATCCCCACCACCTGCGGGCATATTGCCCTTATCATGCTTTTCGTCAAATCGGGCTTTCTGCCTTTTTTACAAAAATCGTTGGCGGCAGTGGGGCAAATGGCCTTTACCAATTACATCACGCATTCCATCATTTGCAATTTCATTTTCTTAGGTTATGGTTTTTCGATGTACGGCAAATTGCAGCGCTATGAGTTGTATTACATCGTTATCGGTATTTGGACTTTTCAGTTAATTGCCTCCCCGATTTGGCTGAAGTATTTCCGTTTCGGCCCGCTCGAATGGCTCTGGCGTAGCCTGACGTATTGGAAAATGCAGCCGATGAAGCGGTAA
- a CDS encoding DUF418 domain-containing protein, translating to MEQLISSETTAVAPVAESSRIAIIDMLRGFALLGILLMNIPGFSMADYSFEVFKNDPDNPNFWLYQFIGIFFEGKMRAMFGMVFGAGVLLFIANKGTKGTSVHALYYRRMFWLLLFGLIHSHLILWIGEILYLYAVCGMILYLFRNVPPKYLVWAVPIVAVVSFVAGTIQYQDIREKRIAYVEATKAKSQNQTLTAAQNKALTEWREIEKTMIPNREDAKANTKKMKSDYSTVASYLRPIAFDIQTKYLPFEVWDSLALMLLGLALFKWGFLTGAWSNKDYWTVIKIGYGLGLPLVIYANYYAFYHFSTLEANLARMEQVPINWVNLIYPFQRILLVMGHAASLILLYKSGVVQGLMNRLVAVGRMAFTNYISHSVICTLFFFGYGLNYFAELEFYQIYFVAFAIWVFQLIISPIWLKYFLFGPLEWLWRSLTYWKLQPFKK from the coding sequence ATGGAACAACTCATTTCTTCTGAAACAACCGCCGTTGCACCCGTTGCGGAATCCAGCCGCATTGCCATCATTGATATGCTGCGAGGCTTTGCGCTACTCGGCATTTTATTAATGAATATACCGGGGTTTTCAATGGCAGATTATTCGTTTGAAGTCTTCAAAAATGACCCAGACAACCCAAACTTTTGGCTCTATCAATTCATCGGTATTTTCTTTGAAGGCAAAATGCGGGCCATGTTTGGCATGGTGTTCGGGGCTGGCGTGTTGTTGTTTATTGCCAATAAAGGCACAAAAGGTACGTCAGTTCATGCCTTATACTATCGACGTATGTTTTGGCTGCTGCTGTTTGGCCTGATACACTCTCATCTGATTCTTTGGATTGGGGAGATTCTTTATCTCTACGCTGTTTGCGGTATGATTTTGTATCTTTTTCGTAATGTTCCGCCCAAATACTTGGTGTGGGCGGTACCCATCGTAGCCGTAGTTAGTTTTGTGGCGGGCACTATTCAGTACCAAGACATCCGTGAAAAACGAATTGCTTATGTGGAAGCCACCAAAGCCAAAAGTCAAAATCAAACCCTGACTGCCGCCCAAAACAAGGCATTGACCGAATGGCGGGAAATAGAAAAAACCATGATTCCTAACCGTGAAGATGCCAAGGCCAATACCAAAAAGATGAAGTCGGATTATAGCACCGTGGCTAGTTATTTGCGCCCCATTGCTTTTGACATTCAGACCAAATACCTGCCCTTTGAAGTTTGGGATTCGTTGGCATTGATGCTGTTGGGGCTGGCACTTTTCAAATGGGGTTTTCTGACGGGCGCATGGTCAAACAAAGATTATTGGACGGTTATCAAAATCGGATATGGCCTTGGCTTGCCGCTGGTGATTTACGCCAATTATTACGCTTTTTATCATTTCTCCACGCTCGAAGCCAACCTTGCCCGTATGGAACAAGTGCCCATCAACTGGGTCAATTTGATTTATCCTTTTCAGCGTATTCTGTTGGTGATGGGCCATGCCGCTTCGCTGATTTTGCTCTATAAATCGGGCGTGGTGCAGGGCTTGATGAACCGCTTGGTGGCCGTAGGCCGCATGGCTTTTACCAATTACATTTCACACTCGGTGATATGTACGCTGTTTTTCTTTGGCTACGGTCTCAACTACTTTGCCGAACTGGAATTCTATCAAATTTACTTCGTAGCCTTCGCGATTTGGGTTTTTCAGTTGATTATCAGTCCAATATGGCTAAAGTATTTTTTGTTTGGGCCGCTCGAATGGCTGTGGCGGAGCTTGACGTATTGGAAGTTGCAGCCTTTCAAAAAATAA